Proteins encoded in a region of the Mucilaginibacter sabulilitoris genome:
- a CDS encoding sulfatase family protein: MRHFFYLSAFFILTFLSSGQKVAAQQSKPNVIIIYTDDLGYGDISCYGAKNVHTPNIDRIAANGLLFTNAHATSATCTPSRYSLLTGQYAWRKKGTGIAPGDAALLIDPARPTLPAVFKTAGYETGAIGKWHLGLGEKGIGPDWNGEIKPGPIELGFNTSFILPATVDRVPCVYVEGHRVANLDPSDPIKVDYKNPVGNWSTGANHPELLKLKPSHGHDQTIVNGVSRIGYMTGGKSALWVDEEISSVITNKAVKFIETNKSKPFFLYFATHNIHVPRVVNKRFAGKSGMGARGDAILELDWTTGEILKTLDSLKLTNNTLIIFTSDNGPVLDDGYQDEAVAKLNGHKPAGALRGGKYSAFDGGTRIPLIVSWPGHVTKGVSNALLSQIDFLASFAAFTGRPLKDSHDLDSKNAMDVLLGKNTTGRDHVIEQALNNTLSLISGDWKYIEPGNGPRMNTEVNIELGNDQKPQLYNIRNDIGEKHNLADANPGKLNELKNSLQSIKNR; the protein is encoded by the coding sequence ATGAGGCATTTTTTTTATCTATCTGCATTTTTTATTCTCACATTTCTGTCTTCCGGGCAAAAAGTCGCCGCCCAACAATCTAAACCCAACGTCATTATCATCTATACAGACGATTTGGGCTATGGCGATATCAGCTGTTATGGCGCTAAAAACGTACATACACCCAACATTGATCGTATTGCCGCAAATGGACTTTTATTTACTAATGCTCATGCTACTTCGGCTACCTGTACGCCTTCGAGATATTCATTGCTGACAGGGCAATATGCCTGGCGTAAAAAAGGTACAGGTATAGCCCCTGGCGATGCCGCTTTGCTGATAGACCCAGCCCGCCCTACCCTACCAGCGGTATTTAAAACCGCCGGATATGAAACCGGGGCAATTGGTAAGTGGCATTTGGGTTTGGGTGAAAAAGGCATCGGCCCAGATTGGAATGGCGAAATTAAACCCGGGCCAATTGAACTCGGCTTTAACACCTCATTTATTTTACCGGCCACGGTTGATCGGGTACCGTGCGTTTATGTTGAGGGGCACAGGGTAGCTAATCTTGACCCCTCCGATCCCATAAAAGTTGATTATAAAAACCCGGTTGGAAACTGGTCAACCGGCGCTAACCACCCGGAACTGTTAAAGTTAAAGCCCTCGCACGGGCATGACCAAACTATTGTAAATGGTGTAAGCCGGATAGGATACATGACCGGAGGAAAATCAGCATTATGGGTTGATGAGGAAATAAGCAGCGTGATAACTAATAAAGCTGTAAAATTCATTGAAACCAATAAGAGTAAACCCTTCTTCCTTTATTTTGCTACGCATAACATCCACGTACCCAGGGTTGTGAATAAACGTTTCGCCGGTAAAAGCGGCATGGGCGCAAGAGGTGATGCCATATTGGAACTGGACTGGACCACAGGTGAAATTTTAAAAACGCTTGACAGCCTGAAGCTAACCAATAACACCCTGATCATATTCACCAGCGACAATGGCCCCGTACTGGATGATGGGTACCAGGATGAAGCAGTTGCAAAATTAAATGGCCATAAACCTGCGGGTGCGCTAAGGGGCGGCAAGTATAGTGCCTTTGATGGCGGCACAAGGATTCCGCTTATTGTATCATGGCCGGGGCATGTTACTAAAGGTGTCTCAAACGCACTGTTAAGCCAGATTGACTTTTTAGCCTCATTTGCCGCATTTACAGGACGTCCGCTTAAAGATTCACATGACTTGGATAGCAAAAATGCCATGGATGTACTACTGGGCAAAAACACTACGGGCAGGGATCATGTTATTGAACAGGCGTTAAACAACACTTTGTCATTAATATCCGGCGACTGGAAATATATTGAACCAGGCAATGGGCCGCGAATGAACACCGAAGTGAATATTGAATTGGGCAACGACCAAAAACCGCAGCTTTACAATATCAGAAATGATATTGGTGA
- a CDS encoding DeoR/GlpR family DNA-binding transcription regulator yields MKSITERHQLILKKLQDTGHVSVQQLSAQMKVSEVTIRKDLKLLEDKNLLFRTHGGGSKTNPYTSDKPVSEKEKLNAEEKNKIAKVAASMIGNNDSIIIASGTTMVALARSINPQKHLTVITSALNVAMELSSHQNVDVLQLGGQLRQNSSSVMGPYAEQILQDVSCSILFLGVDGIDLEMGLTTTSLMEARLNQKMIEAAQITIVLADSSKFGKRGLGKICALDQIQHVITDNGIAPAMVKLLEDRGINVTIV; encoded by the coding sequence ATGAAGAGTATAACGGAGAGGCATCAGTTAATTTTAAAGAAACTACAAGATACAGGGCATGTAAGCGTACAACAATTAAGCGCCCAAATGAAAGTATCGGAGGTAACCATCCGAAAGGACCTGAAACTACTGGAGGATAAAAACCTGCTTTTCAGGACTCACGGGGGCGGATCAAAAACTAACCCATATACCAGCGACAAGCCAGTATCAGAAAAAGAAAAACTAAACGCGGAGGAAAAAAACAAAATAGCTAAAGTGGCTGCCTCCATGATAGGCAATAACGACTCCATCATTATCGCCTCCGGAACAACCATGGTTGCGCTGGCCAGGTCAATTAATCCTCAAAAACACTTAACCGTAATTACCTCGGCCCTGAATGTGGCTATGGAGCTTTCTAGTCATCAAAACGTTGATGTTTTACAATTGGGCGGGCAACTTCGCCAAAATTCATCGTCGGTAATGGGACCTTATGCCGAACAGATTTTACAGGATGTATCGTGCAGTATTTTATTTTTAGGTGTTGATGGCATCGACCTGGAAATGGGGTTAACAACCACCAGCCTGATGGAAGCCCGTTTAAACCAAAAAATGATTGAGGCGGCCCAAATCACTATTGTTTTGGCCGACAGCTCCAAATTTGGGAAGCGCGGACTGGGTAAAATTTGCGCGCTTGATCAAATTCAGCACGTTATAACCGATAACGGCATTGCCCCAGCAATGGTTAAGCTATTGGAAGATCGTGGCATTAACGTTACCATAGTTTAG
- a CDS encoding DUF1304 domain-containing protein: protein MSLIIKLLIALIGVIHCYILWLEMFAWTTRGPKAFNKPIEELKNSKTLAANQGLYNGFLAAGLFWTFFITDERWRDNVALFFLSCVAIAGLYGCFTVTRKILYLQAVPALLTIALILLNR, encoded by the coding sequence ATGAGCCTTATCATCAAACTGCTTATAGCCCTTATTGGCGTTATACATTGCTACATACTTTGGCTGGAGATGTTTGCCTGGACCACACGCGGTCCTAAAGCATTCAATAAACCTATTGAAGAGCTAAAAAACAGTAAAACACTGGCCGCAAACCAGGGCTTGTATAACGGATTTTTAGCCGCCGGCCTGTTCTGGACATTTTTTATTACCGACGAGCGATGGCGCGATAATGTGGCTTTGTTCTTTTTATCATGCGTAGCTATTGCGGGTTTGTATGGTTGTTTCACCGTAACCAGGAAAATACTTTATTTACAGGCTGTACCCGCCCTACTAACTATAGCATTAATTTTACTTAACAGATAA